A stretch of the Diorhabda carinulata isolate Delta unplaced genomic scaffold, icDioCari1.1 Dcau_22, whole genome shotgun sequence genome encodes the following:
- the LOC130903305 gene encoding histone H1-like → MADIENQTSVVTATSASNSPQVSSSPINKKEKKAKNPRTKPSHPPTSEMVNNAIKGLKERGGSSLQAIKKYIAANYKVDAEKVAPFIKKYLKASVVSGSLVQTKGKGASGSFKLASATSTAAKRNAIIGGGVDKSKSIKKSNKGKKTTGTAAAASLKTSTTTTTPITDKKGVKVAKKTDKKSSAKGGVAAAAAASNTASAASSEIKTKNPTKAKKSNKGSPTKKPKAPKPKTAKAAASSSSPKARKAAAAPKKKK, encoded by the exons atggcggatatagaaaatcaaacttcggttgtaaccgcaacgtctgcgtctaattcaccgcaggtttcgtcgtctccaataaataaaaaggaaaaaaaagctaaaaatcctaggaccaaaccatctcatccaccgacttcggaaatggtaaacaatgcgatcaaaggtttaaaggaacgcggaggctcatctttacaagcaattaaaaaatacattgctgccaattacaaagttgatgcagaaaaagtagcgccattcatcaaaaaatatttgaaagcatctgtagtatcgggatctttggtacaaactaaaggtaaaggagcttcgggatcattcaagttagcttcggcaacttcaactg cagcaaaacgaaatgctattattggaggaggagtagataaatcgaaaagtattaagaaatctaataaaggcaaaaaaacgacaggtacagcagcggcggcatccttaaaaacttcgacgacaacaacaacaccgattactgataagaaaggcgttaaagttgccaaaaaaacggacaaaaaatcttcggccaaaggaggagtcgccgccgccgccgccgcctccaatacagccagtgccgcatcatccgaaattaaaacgaagaatcctactaaagcaaaaaaatccaataaaggcagtcccacgaaaaagccgaaagcaccaaaaccgaaaactgcgaaagcagctgctagcagttcctctcctaaagcaagaaaagccgccgccgctcctaaaaagaagaaataa